Proteins encoded together in one Orcinus orca chromosome 13, mOrcOrc1.1, whole genome shotgun sequence window:
- the LOC101274854 gene encoding LOW QUALITY PROTEIN: gastrokine-3-like (The sequence of the model RefSeq protein was modified relative to this genomic sequence to represent the inferred CDS: inserted 1 base in 1 codon; substituted 1 base at 1 genomic stop codon): MTPIALTLVERRMVAPFTEMEPVGSRLAGVEISSERVDFQMIRHQNISDSHPLDGSVGTQASIVHAFRGMVNIQVNNALIEWDGILDSENGSAVLLXAPLAAKLFSKMACVLAKMDEAXPTLDDISKALDHQALKHYPSTRGLTYTVLPSRVKNLAQYGVPIKDVCRQVPTYFVQEQKEGTALAIDPNSCFQVQILSFLRLSICGELPGL, from the exons ATGACTCCAATAGCACTGACCTTAGTGGAGAGAAGGATGGTGGCTCCATTCACTGAGATGGAGCCTGTGGGCAGCAGGTTGGCGGGGGTGGAGATCAGTTCTGAACGTGTTGACTTTCAGATGATTAGGCATCAA AACATCAGCGACAGCCATCCACTGGATGGATCTGTTGGGACCCAGGCATCCATTGTCCATGCCTTTCGAGGTATGGTCAACATCCAAGTCAACAATGCTTTGATTGAATGGGATGGAATCTTGGACTCCGAGAAT GGTTCTGctgtgttgctttaagccccTCTGGCGGCTAAGCTGTTTAGCAAGATGGCCTGTGTCCTAGCCAAGATGGATGAAG GTCCAACTTTGGACGATATTAGTAAGgccctggaccaccag gCTTTAAAGCATTATCCATCCACTCGAGGCCTGACCTACACTGTTTTACCCAGCCGGGTCAAGAACTTAGCCCAGTATGGAGTGCCCATCAAGGACGTGTGCCGACAGGTCCCCACCTACTTTGTCCAAGAGCAAAAAGAAG GTACTGCACTGGCTATTGACCCCAATTCCTGTTTCCAAGTCCAAATTCTGTCCTTCCTGAGACTCTCCATCTGTGGGGAGCTCCCTGGGCTCTGA